The following are encoded together in the Vigna angularis cultivar LongXiaoDou No.4 chromosome 9, ASM1680809v1, whole genome shotgun sequence genome:
- the LOC108347531 gene encoding ethylene-responsive transcription factor RAP2-12 isoform X2, protein MCGGAIISDFIPAGPAGRSRRVTPEILWPNLRKRFSKPLLDDDFEAGFREFKDDSEIEDDEDEEDSLMVVGVKKSVGFSRPNKTSKSLSRGSTTVKSGESKGQIEKCAKRKRKNQYRGIRQRPWGKWAAEIRDPRKGVRVWLGTFSTAEEAARAYDAEARRIRGKKAKVNFPDEPSAVSSKRLKVIPEESLSSVKPKMNHLFNFGDNLEDYYSPVDQVEQKPLVNHSEHSSNSFDYSDLGWGEQAPRTPEISSILSAPLEGESQIQKKDSEDMMPVQDDSAKTLSEELADIESQLKFFEAPLFDGSWGDASLASLLGSDATQDAGNPLNLWSFDDLPSMAGVF, encoded by the exons ATGTGTGGAGGTGCGATTATCTCCGACTTCATTCCGGCGGGGCCCGCCGGCCGGTCCCGACGCGTGACCCCCGAAATCCTGTGGCCGAATTTGAGGAAGCGGTTCTCGAAGCCGCTGCTGGACGATGATTTCGAGGCGGGGTTCAGGGAATTCAAGGATGACTCTGAAATCGAGGATGATGAGGATGAAGAGGACAGTTTGATGGTGGTTGGTGTGAAGAAGTCCGTTGGCTTTTCTCGCCCCAACAAGACCTCTAAGTCTCTCTCTCGTG GATCAACAACTGTAAAATCTGGGGAATCAAAAGGGCAAATTGAGAAGTGTGCcaagagaaagaggaagaacCAATATAGAGGAATTCGTCAGCGTCCATGGGGAAAGTGGGCTGCTGAGATCCGTGACCCAAGAAAGGGGGTTCGTGTTTGGCTTGGAACTTTCAGCACTGCTGAAGAAGCTGCAAGAGCTTATGATGCTGAGGCAAGGAGGATCCGTGGCAAGAAAGCCAAGGTGAATTTCCCTGATGAGCCTTCAGCTGTTTCTTCAAAACGCCTCAAGGTGATTCCAGAGGAAAGCCTGAGCTCTGTGAAGCCAAAAATGAACCACTTGTTCAACTTTGGTGACAATCTGGAGGACTACTACAGCCCTGTCGATCAGGTGGAACAGAAGCCATTGGTTAACCA TTCTGAGCATTCGAGCAATTCATTTGATTACTCTGACCTTGGATGGGGTGAACAAGCTCCAAGGACCCCTGAAATCTCCTCCATTCTTTCTGCTCCTCTGGAGGGTGAATCTCAGATTCAGAAGAAAGACAGTGAAGACATGATGCCTGTGCAAGATGATTCTGCAAAGACACTTTCTGAGGAGCTTGCAGACATAGAATCCCAGCTGAAGTTCTTCGAGGCCCCTTTGTTTGATGGAAGCTGGGGTGATGCTTCATTGGCTTCTCTGCTAGGCAGTGATGCAACTCAGGATGCTGGAAACCCTTTGAACCTTTGGAGCTTCGACGACCTGCCATCAATGGCAGGCGTTTTCTGA
- the LOC108347531 gene encoding ethylene-responsive transcription factor RAP2-12 isoform X1: protein MCGGAIISDFIPAGPAGRSRRVTPEILWPNLRKRFSKPLLDDDFEAGFREFKDDSEIEDDEDEEDSLMVVGVKKSVGFSRPNKTSKSLSRGSTTVKSGESKGQIEKCAKRKRKNQYRGIRQRPWGKWAAEIRDPRKGVRVWLGTFSTAEEAARAYDAEARRIRGKKAKVNFPDEPSAVSSKRLKVIPEESLSSVKPKMNHLFNFGDNLEDYYSPVDQVEQKPLVNQYVNPGPFTGNCVQLSPVTQSADVTAYFSSEHSSNSFDYSDLGWGEQAPRTPEISSILSAPLEGESQIQKKDSEDMMPVQDDSAKTLSEELADIESQLKFFEAPLFDGSWGDASLASLLGSDATQDAGNPLNLWSFDDLPSMAGVF from the exons ATGTGTGGAGGTGCGATTATCTCCGACTTCATTCCGGCGGGGCCCGCCGGCCGGTCCCGACGCGTGACCCCCGAAATCCTGTGGCCGAATTTGAGGAAGCGGTTCTCGAAGCCGCTGCTGGACGATGATTTCGAGGCGGGGTTCAGGGAATTCAAGGATGACTCTGAAATCGAGGATGATGAGGATGAAGAGGACAGTTTGATGGTGGTTGGTGTGAAGAAGTCCGTTGGCTTTTCTCGCCCCAACAAGACCTCTAAGTCTCTCTCTCGTG GATCAACAACTGTAAAATCTGGGGAATCAAAAGGGCAAATTGAGAAGTGTGCcaagagaaagaggaagaacCAATATAGAGGAATTCGTCAGCGTCCATGGGGAAAGTGGGCTGCTGAGATCCGTGACCCAAGAAAGGGGGTTCGTGTTTGGCTTGGAACTTTCAGCACTGCTGAAGAAGCTGCAAGAGCTTATGATGCTGAGGCAAGGAGGATCCGTGGCAAGAAAGCCAAGGTGAATTTCCCTGATGAGCCTTCAGCTGTTTCTTCAAAACGCCTCAAGGTGATTCCAGAGGAAAGCCTGAGCTCTGTGAAGCCAAAAATGAACCACTTGTTCAACTTTGGTGACAATCTGGAGGACTACTACAGCCCTGTCGATCAGGTGGAACAGAAGCCATTGGTTAACCAGTATGTGAACCCTGGTCCATTCACTGGAAACTGTGTTCAGCTCTCACCAGTTACTCAATCTGCTGATGTTACTGCTTATTTCAGTTCTGAGCATTCGAGCAATTCATTTGATTACTCTGACCTTGGATGGGGTGAACAAGCTCCAAGGACCCCTGAAATCTCCTCCATTCTTTCTGCTCCTCTGGAGGGTGAATCTCAGATTCAGAAGAAAGACAGTGAAGACATGATGCCTGTGCAAGATGATTCTGCAAAGACACTTTCTGAGGAGCTTGCAGACATAGAATCCCAGCTGAAGTTCTTCGAGGCCCCTTTGTTTGATGGAAGCTGGGGTGATGCTTCATTGGCTTCTCTGCTAGGCAGTGATGCAACTCAGGATGCTGGAAACCCTTTGAACCTTTGGAGCTTCGACGACCTGCCATCAATGGCAGGCGTTTTCTGA